The sequence CAGCGCGCAGATCGAGAGCGAACTGGCCGAGATGCCCGAAGAGGACGCCGCCGAGTTCCTGAAGGAGCTGGGCGTGGAGGAGAGTGGGCTGGATCAGCTGGTGCACGTCGGGTACCGCACGCTGGGCCTGATGACCTTCATCACGTCCGGCGAGAAGGAAGTCCGCGCGTGGACGATCCGTCAGGGCGAGAAGGCGCCCGAGGCGGCCGGTGAGATCCACTCGGACCTGGAGCGCGGATTCATCCGTGCCGAGGTGATCGAGTGGGACAAGATGGTCGAGGCGGGCGGCTGGGCCGCCGCGAAGGCCAAGGGCTGGGTGCGGACGGAAGGCAAGGAGTACGTGATGAAGGACGGCGACATCATGAACGTGCTGCACAACATGTAAGGAAGGCGCAGGGAGGCGAGGGGCGCGGCCGGTGCATCACGGCTGCGCCCCTTCTGCTGTGCGGTGCTGGTGGGCGTGATGGGTGCGTTGCACTCCCGCCACCGAACTGTTATGTTATTTGCATAACCCGGCGGGGTCAGCCCAGCCGGTACAGGAGTGGCCCACCCGGCCCCCCACCCAAGGAGACCCATGCCCACACTTCACCTGACCGGCCCCCTCGGAACGAGCATCAGCGTCGACGTGCCCGAAGACCGCGACCTGCTCAGCGTCCTGCGCCGCTACGGCCGCCAGGGCTGGACGAGCGGCGAGATTCCCGCCGGCGGCATCAGCCTCCCGCTCGCCATGGCCGACACCTTCGACTGGTCCCTGATCGGCGCGCGCCCCTACACCACGCCCGACGGCGAACAGGCCGTCATCCACAAGGGCCAGAGCTACAAACGCCGCGAACTCGACGAGGTCGACACCAAGAAGATCAAGCTGCCCCGCATCGTCAAGTACAGCCGTGGCGCCCGCCCCACCGACCCCACCCACCTCAAGGAAGGCGAGGAGGGCGGCGTGCAGTACGTGACCCTCATCAGCTTCCGGGGCGGCGGCCGCGTGATCGAGGCGTACCAGGACCCCGGCGCCACCGCCCAGCCCAGGTAACCCCCACAGAACACAATCACACAGGAGAGCGCCGCCCGGTAACGTCCACGGGCGGCGCTCTCCTGCACGGTTCCGGGTGCTTCGTGCGGTGTCGATCCGATTCCAGGGAGGCCGGAACGTGCCTGGTGCTCGCTTCGCCCCACTGAACTCCAGGAGGTGAGCTCAATCTGGGATCATACGATTTTGAGCTGAACTTTTGGAGTTCAGCCGAGCGAAGCGAGCACCAAAAAATACGGTTTTGAGGAGGTGGAAGGGATGTCGGTGCTTTTCCCGGCATCCCTGGAATCGGATCAAAACCGTATCAGTGGTCGCGGGTCAGGCGAGCCGCCACAGCTGCGCCTCGTTGCCGCGCAGGGTGTCCGCCCCCGCACCGTCCTGGCTGGAGAGCAGCAGGGACGCGCCGTGCAGTTCCGGCAGGGTGAGCGGCACGTCCTGCGCGCCGAAGTTCAGGAGCACGAGGACGCGCTCGCCCTCGTGTTCACGCACGAAGGCGAAGACGCCGCTGCCCGCCTGCGTGTTCTCGAAGCTGCCGCCCGTGAGGGCGGTGGGGCCCGTCTGGATCGGCTGGCCCGCGCCCGTCTCCAGGCTGCGGTACGTGCCGAGCGTCAGGGCGGCCGAGTCGCGGCGCAGGCGCGTCAGGGTCCGGAAGTAGTTGAGGTCGCTGGCGGGGTCGACGTCCTGAGCGGCGACGTTCACGGCCGTGAAGTTCTCGGCGACGGGCAGCCACGGCTGCACGTGGGCGTCCGTGAAGCCCGCGTGCGGTTCGGCGCTCCATTGCATGGGGGTGCGTTCCGGGTCGCGGCCCACGCCGGGCACGTCCGGCTGGCCCAGCGCGGCCGGGTCCACCACGCGGTCGGCGGGGATGAAGCCGTCCTCCATGCCGAGCTCGTCGCCGTAGTACACGGTGGGCGTGCCGCGCAGCGTGAGCAGCAGCGTCTGCGCGGCGCGGTACTGTTCGCGGCCCACGCGCGTCGCGAAGCGGTGCTGGTCGTGGTTGCCGAGCACCCAGTTCGGCCAGCTGCCGCTGCGCGTGACGGCCGCGTCGTACTCGTCCACCAGCTTGCG is a genomic window of Deinococcus aquiradiocola containing:
- a CDS encoding single-stranded DNA-binding protein, with the protein product MPTLHLTGPLGTSISVDVPEDRDLLSVLRRYGRQGWTSGEIPAGGISLPLAMADTFDWSLIGARPYTTPDGEQAVIHKGQSYKRRELDEVDTKKIKLPRIVKYSRGARPTDPTHLKEGEEGGVQYVTLISFRGGGRVIEAYQDPGATAQPR